A single window of Archangium gephyra DNA harbors:
- a CDS encoding nucleotide-binding domain-containing protein, with translation MNAMFNCHTALNVFYQQDVRLGPKLRTRLKVSRKACLGHVKEGLRRLGHPVYERVCIQGSYVMHTLNQHPNGEFDIDVAVIFKKEDLPKSPLRARQRVAAAMRASGVRFATMPLARLNAVTVWYSDHHHVDLAVYRESTSFWGKPVLEHASSEWTVRDPVEVTRWFKKEDKRLSPKLDDGAIVEPGQFRRVVRLIKMFTRSRLYWDLPGGLIISTLVAEVYEPAPERDDVALYNTLVRLQKRLRGSYDVKSPVDASSLTRRDKNERQVRDLLARLDDILPRLAILFDPLCMEPRALRAWWFVFRHDYWLKRARTAELASLNQSQNLRIQVGVGDSSSGPFTLYHPSHGPIPKGAHVRFALRKRLGVESPFTCHWKVQNRGSEAQAARDLAHDAVGPEPFFLQEAKYTGRHTVSFELIKDGRVVARGARNLSVAAP, from the coding sequence ATGAACGCGATGTTCAACTGTCATACAGCGCTCAACGTGTTTTATCAGCAGGATGTTCGGCTTGGCCCAAAGCTACGGACTCGCTTGAAGGTGAGCCGCAAGGCTTGCCTGGGCCATGTGAAGGAGGGGCTGCGGCGGCTCGGGCACCCGGTCTACGAACGGGTGTGCATTCAGGGTAGTTACGTCATGCACACGTTGAACCAGCACCCGAACGGCGAGTTCGACATCGACGTGGCAGTGATCTTCAAGAAGGAGGACTTACCCAAGTCGCCTTTGAGGGCACGCCAGCGGGTGGCCGCCGCGATGCGCGCGAGTGGCGTGAGGTTCGCCACCATGCCGCTGGCTCGGTTGAACGCGGTGACGGTCTGGTACAGCGATCATCATCACGTGGATCTGGCCGTGTATCGGGAGTCCACGAGCTTCTGGGGAAAGCCCGTCCTAGAGCATGCGAGCTCCGAGTGGACCGTGCGTGACCCGGTCGAAGTGACGCGTTGGTTCAAGAAAGAGGACAAGCGTCTCAGCCCCAAACTCGACGATGGTGCGATCGTAGAGCCCGGCCAATTCCGGCGTGTGGTTCGCCTGATCAAGATGTTCACACGTTCTCGGCTCTATTGGGACCTTCCCGGCGGGCTGATCATCTCCACTCTTGTCGCCGAGGTATACGAGCCGGCTCCCGAGCGAGACGACGTCGCACTCTACAACACCCTGGTCCGACTCCAGAAGCGGCTCCGTGGGAGCTATGACGTGAAGTCTCCCGTGGATGCCAGTTCGCTCACCCGCCGGGACAAGAACGAGCGACAGGTCAGGGACCTCCTTGCGAGGCTCGATGACATCCTGCCGAGACTTGCGATCCTGTTCGACCCTTTGTGCATGGAACCTCGAGCGCTGCGAGCCTGGTGGTTCGTCTTCCGCCATGATTACTGGCTCAAGCGCGCCAGAACGGCCGAGTTGGCTTCCCTCAATCAGTCCCAGAACCTCCGGATCCAAGTGGGGGTTGGGGACTCAAGTTCGGGCCCATTCACGTTGTATCATCCATCGCACGGACCAATTCCGAAGGGAGCCCACGTCCGCTTTGCCTTGCGGAAACGGTTGGGCGTGGAGTCGCCATTCACCTGCCACTGGAAGGTCCAGAATCGTGGCAGCGAGGCCCAAGCCGCGAGAGATCTGGCCCACGATGCAGTTGGCCCGGAGCCGTTCTTCCTGCAGGAAGCCAAGTACACCGGACGACACACCGTATCCTTCGAGTTGATCAAGGATGGCCGGGTCGTGGCCCGCGGCGCACGGAACCTGTCGGTCGCTGCTCCTTGA
- a CDS encoding CBASS oligonucleotide cyclase has translation MTRLSTRSNLHRRMSSFVDWIRGGDKDELIIKQSGEIRERIRNQAEKDGLTVRFIPNSGSFAKKTGLRRHLVGDSSVEGQDVDLPFVISPEDEGGARIDELLGRFDRYAATCYPQTKRKPTRSSIQLDFSASKLRYDLVPMLAVPGDDEAQILLRGDGKRRRTSVQKHIEFVTRRNRMSNELPGRVRFNECVRLMKWWREFRQDHARVIEDVPSILLDLLCAHAYDRCTVEETYAGTLARWFDLLAGTVRRRELVAFADFGPKPRASPDALWTVLDPVNADNNIVSQWSSFQIEELGDWLEEGFDAINRAIAADHRDDDGESLESLVELFGNPFKHYCEENS, from the coding sequence ATGACTCGATTGAGCACACGCAGCAACCTACACCGCCGGATGAGCAGCTTTGTCGACTGGATCCGCGGCGGCGACAAGGATGAACTCATCATCAAACAGTCAGGTGAAATCCGAGAGCGGATCCGCAACCAGGCCGAGAAGGATGGACTGACCGTGCGATTCATCCCGAACTCCGGATCGTTCGCCAAGAAGACCGGTTTGCGAAGACACCTGGTGGGTGACTCGTCGGTCGAGGGGCAGGACGTGGATCTGCCGTTCGTCATCTCGCCCGAGGATGAGGGCGGCGCGCGGATCGACGAGCTTCTCGGACGCTTCGACCGTTACGCCGCCACCTGTTATCCGCAGACGAAGCGGAAGCCAACGAGGAGTTCCATCCAACTGGACTTCTCGGCCAGCAAGCTCCGCTACGACCTGGTCCCCATGCTGGCTGTCCCGGGGGACGACGAGGCGCAGATCCTGCTGCGAGGCGACGGCAAGAGGCGCCGGACCTCCGTGCAGAAGCACATCGAGTTCGTTACCCGGCGCAACCGCATGAGCAATGAGCTGCCGGGCCGCGTCCGCTTCAACGAGTGCGTCCGCTTGATGAAGTGGTGGCGGGAGTTCCGTCAGGACCACGCCCGTGTCATCGAGGACGTACCGTCCATCCTGCTCGACCTGCTGTGCGCGCATGCGTACGACCGCTGCACGGTCGAGGAGACCTACGCGGGCACCCTCGCGCGCTGGTTCGATCTGCTCGCCGGCACGGTACGACGGAGGGAGTTGGTGGCCTTCGCTGACTTCGGCCCCAAGCCCCGGGCGTCGCCCGACGCGCTCTGGACAGTGCTCGATCCCGTCAACGCCGACAACAACATCGTCTCGCAATGGAGTTCGTTCCAGATCGAGGAGCTCGGAGACTGGCTCGAGGAGGGCTTCGACGCCATCAACCGTGCCATCGCGGCGGACCACCGGGACGACGACGGCGAGAGCTTGGAGTCGCTCGTCGAATTGTTCGGCAATCCCTTCAAGCATTATTGCGAGGAGAATTCGTGA